Proteins from one Mucilaginibacter jinjuensis genomic window:
- a CDS encoding SDR family NAD(P)-dependent oxidoreductase, whose protein sequence is MKTKKVAAIVTGGASGIGFYAAQKLVGSGYHVVLGVRDVIKGAKAALQLKSASTDAEVDVLPLDLSDARSIREFAEAVAGRFEKVEILVHNAGIMAAAESRTSDGWDFELATNFIGPFLLTNLLLPFVDNESGRIITITSDEYEKVKALDINMHNPLERKEKTDPMRWYGITKLYVLMFAIELQKKLERSGSNIKSLTAHPGLAGTDLAANIPSPTTRFLMKFGMKLMGQSPKNGARSFVHAALSADVKGGQLWAPGGFGGLRGAPVSKTIFPLALDSDITAEIWSAAEKVTNTPFTIN, encoded by the coding sequence ATGAAAACTAAAAAAGTGGCTGCTATAGTGACCGGTGGCGCATCCGGGATTGGATTTTATGCAGCCCAAAAATTGGTAGGCAGTGGGTACCATGTTGTTCTTGGTGTCAGAGATGTAATAAAGGGCGCAAAGGCTGCCTTACAATTAAAATCGGCGAGTACCGATGCCGAAGTAGATGTTTTACCATTAGATCTTTCGGATGCGCGTTCGATCCGGGAATTTGCTGAGGCCGTTGCCGGGCGTTTCGAAAAAGTAGAGATACTGGTGCACAATGCCGGTATAATGGCGGCAGCTGAGTCGCGAACCAGTGATGGTTGGGATTTTGAATTGGCAACGAATTTCATTGGCCCTTTTCTCCTTACTAATCTACTTTTACCATTCGTGGATAATGAATCAGGCAGGATAATTACCATTACTTCTGACGAATATGAAAAAGTAAAAGCTCTGGATATAAACATGCACAACCCTTTGGAACGGAAAGAAAAGACCGACCCCATGCGATGGTACGGGATCACCAAATTATACGTACTCATGTTCGCAATTGAATTACAGAAAAAGCTGGAACGTTCCGGTTCGAATATTAAATCCCTCACAGCCCATCCAGGTCTGGCGGGAACTGATCTGGCCGCTAATATACCATCTCCAACAACCCGTTTTTTAATGAAGTTCGGGATGAAGTTGATGGGGCAATCTCCTAAAAACGGTGCCAGGTCTTTTGTTCACGCAGCTCTATCAGCAGATGTTAAAGGCGGACAATTGTGGGCACCGGGCGGCTTCGGCGGTTTGCGCGGCGCGCCGGTCAGTAAAACAATCTTTCCGTTGGCACTTGACAGCGATATTACCGCTGAAATATGGTCCGCCGCTGAAAAAGTAACGAATACGCCCTTTACCATAAATTAG
- a CDS encoding AAA family ATPase — protein sequence MEIQKFEIIKLYGAKNWDLVIKNNRLVIVAENGAGKTTVLRLLYLFLSKQWGKLIEYDFEAITATIDNVSYSFTKDEYDVKKIPQSFINLAVRKYPIYKDFLETKLVSYTPQQLFTDDLVAKEIESKYDVPLSLVYSLIAELSRHEFDNDRYKWQSNLLYLPTYRRIERDFNSLYGDISKRLEQMLRQTIPSINISIKKQKEESESGTSELENELLKIFDTLWQNRDFERWQGKTERSFYMELIEFGMDDVQFRISQIVEKQPARVQLFLEKCNKYLSRNKFLELSKSGKQLILRYKEFDSRDLNILSSGEKQIISLFSYLLDEPEKLLVFIDEPELSLSMSWQEMILTDIEDFKIGGLVVATHSPFVISENFKNITYGLDEFAR from the coding sequence ATGGAAATACAAAAATTTGAGATCATCAAACTTTATGGCGCCAAGAATTGGGATCTTGTAATCAAAAATAACAGGTTAGTGATTGTTGCGGAAAATGGCGCTGGTAAAACAACAGTTTTAAGACTTTTGTATCTCTTTCTATCGAAGCAATGGGGCAAGCTCATCGAATATGATTTTGAGGCTATAACAGCCACCATTGACAATGTTTCCTATTCTTTTACCAAGGACGAATATGATGTCAAAAAGATACCTCAATCATTTATAAACTTAGCAGTAAGAAAGTACCCTATTTACAAGGATTTTCTTGAGACCAAGTTAGTATCATACACCCCGCAACAATTATTTACCGATGATTTAGTCGCGAAAGAAATCGAAAGTAAGTATGATGTTCCGCTAAGTCTTGTTTACTCTCTAATTGCTGAGTTGTCACGGCACGAGTTTGATAACGACAGATATAAATGGCAGAGCAACTTATTATATCTTCCGACTTACAGAAGGATCGAAAGAGATTTTAATTCTTTATACGGAGACATTAGTAAACGGCTTGAACAAATGTTGAGGCAAACTATTCCATCAATAAATATAAGTATCAAAAAGCAGAAGGAAGAAAGCGAGAGCGGAACCAGTGAGCTTGAAAATGAGTTATTAAAGATCTTCGATACTCTATGGCAAAATAGAGATTTTGAAAGGTGGCAAGGTAAAACTGAACGAAGTTTTTATATGGAGCTGATTGAGTTCGGTATGGATGATGTTCAATTCAGAATATCTCAAATAGTAGAAAAACAACCAGCCAGAGTTCAATTATTCCTAGAAAAATGCAACAAATATTTATCAAGGAATAAGTTCCTAGAACTTTCAAAAAGCGGAAAACAACTAATCTTGAGGTATAAGGAATTCGATTCCCGAGATCTGAATATCCTATCTTCTGGTGAGAAGCAAATCATCAGTTTATTCAGTTACTTATTGGATGAACCCGAGAAACTTCTAGTATTTATCGATGAACCAGAACTTTCTCTATCGATGAGTTGGCAAGAAATGATTTTGACAGATATAGAAGATTTTAAAATTGGTGGATTGGTCGTAGCCACTCACTCGCCATTTGTAATATCGGAAAATTTCAAAAATATTACCTATGGCCTCGATGAATTTGCAAGGTAA
- a CDS encoding SRPBCC domain-containing protein: MKNDKILFPAGFEPSNSPVFVHNEIQINATPKEVWDWLTNAPTWPDWYFNAANVEMVGHKGDRLVKDSVFKWKTFGNTLQSEVKEYIPNERIAWLALGTGIKAYHAWLIIPNEEGCKVITEETQHGWLCRLGKVLFPKRMFNYHQIWLEGLKAKAEAEIN, from the coding sequence ATGAAAAACGATAAAATACTATTTCCGGCCGGTTTTGAGCCGTCGAACAGCCCGGTATTCGTACACAACGAGATCCAGATCAACGCTACCCCCAAGGAAGTATGGGACTGGCTTACCAATGCCCCTACATGGCCAGACTGGTACTTTAATGCTGCAAATGTAGAAATGGTCGGACATAAGGGTGACCGTCTGGTCAAAGATTCCGTATTCAAATGGAAAACATTCGGCAACACACTCCAGTCGGAAGTAAAAGAATACATTCCGAATGAACGCATCGCCTGGCTGGCACTGGGTACCGGGATCAAAGCATATCATGCCTGGCTGATCATTCCTAATGAAGAGGGCTGTAAGGTCATTACGGAAGAGACACAGCACGGCTGGCTTTGCCGGCTTGGCAAGGTCCTGTTCCCCAAACGTATGTTTAACTACCACCAGATCTGGCTGGAAGGCCTTAAGGCAAAAGCAGAAGCAGAAATCAATTAA
- a CDS encoding restriction endonuclease subunit S, which translates to MRSHYKKLGPYIQEVNIRNCEASEENLLGVSTQKIFIKSRSNTIGTDFTTYKIIKRNQFTYIADTSRRGDKIAIALLTSQDEAMVSQAYTVFEITDHKELEPEYLMMWFRRPEFDRYARFKSHGSAREIFDWNDMCDIELPIPSIEKQWEIVKEYHTIVNRIELSEKINKKLEETAQALYKQWFVDFEFHNENGKPYKSNGGEMIWCEELKQYVPNGWTASPISSFCDITSSKRIFEDEYVDSGVPFYRGKEISLKKSGTPINDPIYISEHRYIELASRYDIPKPGDILMTAVGTIGVSYLVEDAKFYFKDGNVIWFKNFSTDGCNYFLYDFMQSGHFVSLINEITIGSTQSAITITTFGQQKIIRPPFNIIKEYKSLSYILHLNLQISKEIIIGLHSLKDVLYSKMSKPELLETEQPA; encoded by the coding sequence ATGAGATCGCATTATAAAAAGCTGGGACCATATATCCAAGAGGTTAATATTCGAAACTGTGAAGCGAGCGAAGAAAATCTTCTTGGTGTATCGACTCAAAAAATTTTTATTAAATCAAGATCAAATACTATAGGCACTGATTTTACTACATATAAAATAATTAAAAGGAACCAATTTACTTATATAGCAGATACATCAAGACGAGGAGATAAAATTGCTATCGCATTATTGACCTCGCAAGATGAAGCGATGGTTTCTCAAGCCTATACTGTATTTGAGATTACCGATCATAAAGAGTTGGAGCCTGAATATTTGATGATGTGGTTTCGTCGCCCTGAGTTTGACCGGTATGCACGTTTTAAATCGCATGGTAGTGCACGGGAAATTTTCGACTGGAATGATATGTGTGACATTGAATTACCAATCCCATCTATCGAAAAACAGTGGGAAATTGTTAAAGAATACCATACCATAGTTAACCGCATAGAACTGAGCGAAAAAATAAATAAAAAACTGGAAGAAACAGCGCAGGCTTTATACAAACAATGGTTTGTTGATTTTGAATTCCATAATGAAAATGGAAAGCCTTACAAATCCAATGGTGGAGAAATGATTTGGTGTGAGGAGTTGAAGCAATACGTACCCAATGGATGGACTGCTTCTCCAATTTCTTCATTTTGTGATATCACATCCAGCAAAAGAATTTTCGAAGATGAATATGTTGACTCTGGAGTGCCTTTTTATCGTGGCAAGGAAATAAGCTTAAAAAAATCGGGAACACCAATTAATGACCCAATATATATTTCCGAACACCGCTACATTGAACTCGCATCAAGATATGACATTCCAAAACCAGGTGATATATTGATGACCGCGGTAGGAACAATTGGTGTAAGCTATTTGGTTGAGGATGCAAAGTTTTACTTCAAAGATGGTAATGTAATTTGGTTTAAAAATTTTTCAACCGATGGATGTAATTACTTTTTGTATGACTTTATGCAAAGCGGACATTTTGTTTCACTTATAAACGAAATAACTATAGGTTCTACACAAAGTGCTATAACCATAACGACATTCGGACAACAAAAAATCATTCGTCCTCCTTTCAATATCATAAAAGAGTATAAAAGCTTAAGTTATATATTGCATCTTAATCTTCAAATATCTAAAGAGATAATTATAGGTTTACATTCACTTAAGGATGTATTATATTCCAAAATGTCTAAACCTGAATTACTCGAAACCGAACAACCAGCATGA
- a CDS encoding type I restriction endonuclease subunit R — translation MKFTESRLEKAIIELLGQEDIPHLFGATILRQPDEVLIKEDLIAFLLNQYREQEITLSEIEGIIRDLEKYPSTDLYDSNKAIMKRISDGFLLKREDSSKKDFYVQLIDYTELDQNTYKVVTQLEITGYEKRIPDGILYINGLPLVVLEFKTAIQEETTIHDAYVQLTVRYKRDIPELFKYNAFCVISDGVNNKAGSFFAPYEFYYAWRKIEGFIKEVDGIDSLYTLIHGMFNRYRLRDIIQNFIYFPDSSKKDEKLVCRYPQYYAATKLYDNIKLHQRPNGDGKGGTYFGATGCGKSYTMLFLARLLMKSEYFASPTIVLITDRTDLDDQLSGQFTNAKGFIGDNTVISVQSRNQLRELLQGRNSGGVFLTTIHKFTEDTKLLTDRANVICISDEAHRSQTNLDQKLRITEKGVTKTYGFAKYLHDSLPNATYVGFTGTPVDSTLDVFGEVIDTYTMTESVEDEITVRIVYEGRAAKVLLNNRKLQEIEDYYNRCAEEGTNEYQIEESKKAVAQMNAIIGDPDRLKALAEDFVNHYEKRLTEGATIKGKAIFVCSNRFIAYELYKNVIALRPDWSNVKASEDGALLTDKEKKEIKPMARIKMVMTRGKDDPAELYKLLGTKEYRKELDRQFKNEKSNFKIAMVVDMWLTGFDVPFLDTIYIDKPIQRHNLIQTISRVNRKYEGKDKGLVVDYIGIKKQMNLALKQYNQVDTQNFEDIQQSIIVTKDHLDLLGKIFHKFDSEKYYNGLPLEQLHTLNMAAEFVQITHELEQRFMYLVKRLKTAYDICAGSDAFAQDQRDQIHFYLAVRSIVFKLTKGSAPDTAQMNSRVREMIKDAIESTGVEEIFKLGDESTTQVDIFDEDYLAKIDKIKLPNTKIKLLQQLLAKAIEEFKKVNKVTGIDFSKKMQTLVEKYNERKEADVLRSEVLEDFTNEIIGLYNALRAEKDSFKEMGIDLEEKAFYDILKALMIKYDFNYPEEKLLHLAQEVKTVVDDKTKYTDWSRREDIKAELKADLIMLLAENDYPPVDRDEVYKEIFDQAENYKKHSITRY, via the coding sequence ATGAAGTTTACTGAATCGCGATTAGAAAAAGCTATAATTGAGCTGTTAGGTCAGGAGGATATACCGCATCTGTTTGGCGCGACTATATTGCGCCAGCCTGATGAAGTGCTCATTAAAGAAGACTTAATCGCTTTTTTGTTAAACCAATACCGCGAACAAGAAATTACCTTGAGCGAGATCGAAGGCATTATTCGCGATTTGGAAAAATATCCATCGACTGATCTGTACGATAGTAACAAGGCCATTATGAAACGCATAAGCGATGGCTTTTTGTTGAAGCGTGAGGATAGCAGTAAGAAAGACTTTTATGTTCAGCTCATAGATTACACGGAACTTGATCAAAACACTTACAAGGTAGTTACCCAACTCGAAATTACAGGCTACGAAAAACGTATCCCCGATGGCATCCTTTACATCAACGGCCTGCCGCTGGTAGTATTAGAATTTAAAACAGCCATCCAGGAGGAAACTACCATACACGATGCTTATGTTCAGTTAACCGTTCGTTATAAACGGGACATCCCGGAGTTATTCAAATACAATGCCTTTTGTGTCATCAGCGATGGCGTTAATAACAAAGCAGGTTCGTTTTTCGCGCCATACGAGTTTTACTATGCCTGGCGAAAGATAGAAGGGTTTATTAAAGAGGTTGACGGAATTGATTCTTTGTACACGCTCATACACGGTATGTTCAACCGTTACAGGCTGCGCGATATCATTCAAAATTTTATTTACTTCCCGGATAGTTCTAAAAAGGACGAAAAGCTGGTCTGCCGTTATCCGCAGTACTACGCAGCAACCAAACTATACGATAACATTAAACTCCACCAACGCCCTAATGGCGATGGTAAGGGCGGTACATACTTCGGAGCAACTGGCTGCGGTAAAAGCTATACTATGCTTTTTTTAGCACGGTTGCTGATGAAGAGCGAATACTTTGCCAGCCCGACTATTGTGCTAATTACCGACAGGACAGACCTGGACGATCAGCTATCGGGACAATTCACCAATGCCAAGGGTTTTATTGGCGACAATACCGTAATAAGTGTACAAAGCCGTAACCAATTACGCGAATTGCTCCAAGGCCGAAACAGTGGGGGGGTGTTTTTAACAACCATCCATAAGTTTACTGAAGATACCAAACTGCTAACGGACAGAGCGAATGTGATCTGTATATCCGATGAGGCACATCGCAGTCAAACCAATTTAGACCAGAAACTTAGGATCACTGAAAAAGGAGTTACAAAGACATACGGCTTTGCAAAATACCTGCACGATAGTTTACCCAACGCTACGTATGTTGGCTTCACCGGCACACCGGTAGATTCTACTTTAGATGTGTTTGGCGAGGTAATAGATACTTACACGATGACAGAATCGGTAGAAGATGAAATTACCGTACGCATTGTCTATGAGGGTCGTGCTGCCAAAGTACTACTGAACAATCGTAAGCTACAAGAAATAGAGGACTATTATAACCGCTGTGCCGAAGAGGGTACCAATGAATACCAGATAGAAGAAAGTAAAAAAGCAGTTGCCCAGATGAACGCCATTATCGGCGATCCTGATAGACTGAAAGCCCTGGCAGAAGATTTTGTTAACCATTATGAAAAGCGTTTAACAGAAGGCGCTACCATAAAGGGCAAAGCTATTTTCGTATGCAGCAACCGTTTCATAGCCTACGAGCTGTATAAAAATGTGATAGCGTTACGTCCCGATTGGTCAAATGTAAAAGCCAGCGAAGATGGGGCACTGTTAACTGATAAAGAAAAAAAGGAAATTAAGCCTATGGCCCGCATCAAAATGGTGATGACGCGCGGCAAGGACGACCCAGCAGAATTATATAAACTTTTAGGTACTAAGGAATACAGGAAAGAGCTTGACAGGCAATTTAAAAATGAAAAGTCGAACTTTAAAATAGCCATGGTAGTTGATATGTGGCTTACAGGTTTCGACGTGCCTTTTTTGGATACCATTTATATTGATAAGCCTATCCAGCGCCACAACCTTATTCAAACTATATCAAGGGTAAACCGCAAATATGAGGGCAAGGATAAAGGCCTTGTGGTTGATTATATTGGTATAAAGAAACAAATGAATTTGGCTCTGAAGCAGTATAATCAGGTCGATACTCAAAACTTTGAAGATATACAGCAGTCAATAATAGTTACTAAAGATCATCTGGATCTGCTTGGAAAAATATTTCACAAGTTCGATTCAGAGAAATATTATAATGGATTACCACTGGAGCAGCTCCATACGTTGAATATGGCGGCTGAATTTGTACAGATAACCCACGAATTGGAACAACGGTTTATGTACTTGGTAAAACGCCTTAAAACCGCCTATGATATATGCGCAGGTAGCGATGCCTTTGCACAGGATCAACGCGATCAAATTCATTTTTATCTGGCGGTAAGGTCAATTGTATTTAAGCTAACGAAAGGTTCGGCACCGGATACTGCTCAGATGAACTCTCGGGTAAGGGAGATGATTAAAGATGCGATAGAAAGTACCGGAGTTGAAGAGATTTTTAAATTGGGCGATGAATCTACTACTCAGGTTGATATTTTTGATGAAGATTACCTAGCTAAAATTGATAAAATTAAGTTACCTAATACCAAAATTAAACTGCTCCAACAACTATTAGCAAAAGCTATTGAAGAGTTTAAAAAAGTTAATAAGGTAACCGGTATAGATTTTTCTAAAAAGATGCAAACGCTTGTTGAGAAGTACAATGAACGTAAAGAAGCAGATGTATTACGAAGCGAGGTACTTGAGGATTTTACAAATGAAATTATCGGGCTATATAATGCCCTCAGAGCAGAGAAAGATTCTTTTAAAGAAATGGGCATCGACCTTGAGGAAAAAGCCTTTTACGACATTCTAAAAGCCTTGATGATAAAGTATGATTTTAACTATCCAGAAGAGAAACTTTTACATTTGGCTCAAGAAGTTAAAACAGTAGTTGATGATAAAACTAAATACACGGACTGGAGTAGACGAGAAGATATTAAAGCAGAATTGAAAGCTGATCTAATTATGCTATTGGCCGAAAATGATTATCCACCAGTTGACCGAGACGAAGTATATAAGGAAATATTTGACCAAGCGGAAAACTATAAAAAGCATTCTATCACACGATACTAA
- a CDS encoding DUF4435 domain-containing protein codes for MASMNLQGNISFKNNFFQKEKSKIVVSNYLKLLQCYWVLPNTVHLFVENLDDFTFYSMPVKIVYQGHNPKFYRLEGKTNVTDSYREFDWKRFKRSKILFLADKDYDDFLGKEQVTARNFFYTKFYSIENYFVNEFTFRAILEYLFTRMDDDIVEKLVTKFNIAHNLFQQKLKVLTRIILIHREKDGHLELDSFKMSEFMLIDNLEYFEKELISEYKYNKLIRDPAVNSSVKALLRKDTISEIMVKNCGGQEGLVTFSKIMRKDAQLNNCDDPHCYIRGKYAMWFLMGMINSIEKAIERIYEIEERVSDQMNPMPRKRAQIIETYIFDLLSPKINVPADVYQFLMINYKSIHEND; via the coding sequence ATGGCCTCGATGAATTTGCAAGGTAATATTTCATTTAAAAATAATTTTTTCCAAAAGGAAAAATCTAAAATTGTTGTTTCAAACTATTTGAAGCTATTACAATGTTATTGGGTCCTTCCTAATACTGTGCACCTATTTGTTGAAAATCTGGATGATTTCACTTTCTACAGCATGCCCGTGAAAATTGTTTATCAGGGTCATAATCCTAAATTTTATAGGTTGGAAGGAAAAACTAATGTAACTGATTCTTATAGAGAGTTTGATTGGAAAAGATTTAAGAGATCGAAGATTTTATTTCTTGCGGATAAGGACTATGATGATTTTTTGGGTAAAGAACAGGTTACCGCACGTAATTTTTTTTACACTAAATTTTATTCCATAGAAAACTATTTTGTGAATGAATTTACTTTCAGGGCGATACTTGAGTATCTTTTCACTAGAATGGACGATGATATCGTAGAGAAGCTGGTTACTAAATTTAATATTGCACATAATTTGTTCCAACAAAAACTTAAAGTACTTACGAGAATTATTTTGATCCATAGGGAAAAAGACGGTCATCTCGAACTTGATTCATTCAAAATGTCAGAGTTTATGTTGATTGATAATTTAGAATACTTTGAAAAAGAATTAATTTCTGAATACAAGTACAATAAACTTATAAGAGACCCTGCAGTAAACAGTTCTGTAAAAGCACTCTTACGAAAAGATACTATAAGTGAAATAATGGTAAAGAATTGTGGTGGTCAAGAGGGCTTAGTTACATTTTCAAAAATCATGAGAAAAGACGCACAGTTAAACAACTGTGATGATCCGCATTGTTACATTAGAGGAAAATATGCAATGTGGTTTTTAATGGGAATGATAAATTCTATTGAAAAAGCTATTGAGAGAATTTACGAAATAGAAGAGCGGGTTAGCGATCAAATGAATCCCATGCCAAGGAAGAGAGCACAAATCATAGAAACATATATCTTTGACCTATTATCTCCTAAAATTAACGTTCCTGCTGATGTTTATCAGTTTTTAATGATAAATTACAAGTCTATACATGAAAACGATTAA
- a CDS encoding alpha/beta fold hydrolase, which translates to MKTKHQFLIALVAFVISTAAMPKLQAQTKKVNNIVLVHGAFVDGSGWKPVYDILVKKGYHVSVVQQTLTSFDGDVAATIRILDQQDGPCILVGHSYGGAIITEAGNNPHVAGLVYIAAHAPDNGENEADLGKKIPSAYKSLQKGSDGFDYILPASFPADFAADLNPAWARFMAVSQPPTSDKVFHGVIQNAAWRKKPSWYMVADADRIINPDLERFYAKRANSHKVEVKGASHSVFASRPTEVAALIIEAANGALAQKK; encoded by the coding sequence ATGAAAACAAAACATCAATTTCTAATAGCATTAGTTGCCTTTGTTATCAGTACAGCAGCAATGCCTAAATTACAGGCACAGACAAAAAAAGTCAACAATATTGTTTTAGTCCATGGTGCCTTCGTCGACGGATCAGGATGGAAACCGGTTTACGACATACTGGTTAAAAAAGGCTATCATGTGTCGGTAGTACAGCAAACGCTTACCTCATTCGATGGTGATGTTGCTGCTACGATCAGAATTTTGGACCAGCAGGATGGCCCTTGTATCCTTGTCGGCCACAGCTATGGTGGGGCGATTATCACTGAAGCGGGAAATAATCCTCATGTTGCAGGTCTGGTGTATATTGCCGCTCATGCCCCTGATAATGGTGAGAATGAAGCTGACCTGGGCAAAAAAATACCATCAGCATATAAGTCTTTACAAAAGGGCTCTGACGGATTCGACTACATTTTACCAGCAAGTTTCCCTGCGGACTTTGCAGCAGATCTAAATCCCGCTTGGGCACGATTCATGGCTGTTTCTCAACCACCGACCAGCGACAAGGTATTTCATGGTGTCATCCAGAATGCCGCATGGCGCAAAAAGCCAAGCTGGTATATGGTTGCCGATGCAGACCGGATCATCAATCCAGACCTGGAACGGTTTTATGCAAAAAGGGCGAACAGTCACAAAGTTGAAGTAAAGGGTGCCAGCCATTCTGTTTTTGCTTCAAGACCGACTGAAGTTGCCGCATTGATTATAGAAGCCGCCAATGGAGCCTTGGCACAAAAAAAATAA
- a CDS encoding DUF262 domain-containing protein → MKTIKDIFNSVIFRIPDYQRGYSWEKSHLNDFWQDLSNLQNDKVHYTGMISVEAVEKSEYETWTEDIWLITGKKDTPYFIVDGQQRLTTIIILIWVIADRMAPGTQLSYTTKENLIEKYIFTENKMASKKSYIFGYHKDNPSYDFLKKEIFEQRSPEDTEPLEETVYTNNLLNAKIFFLEKTKKMSQAELGVLLDKVTKQLKFDFKELEKELDIFIVFETMNNRGKPLSNLEKLKNRLIYISTLLPDESIERKLELRDQINYHWKIIYKYLGLNKERRLEDDLFLQTHWIMFKRYDRREPEFYANDIFDRYFTSKNVIEGKETFETIEAYIASLSVSATQWFVMNNPSHTHAMELAQSFSTRNWLRKINRLGYKSFAPLVMGALVIERNDDKISKLLQAVEAYIFLIFDVSFRRSNTGTYHFNAKASELYNNEISIEDIITDIKYWIYGNNDYTGYFDANSFLLQLKDLFARDNTNGYFDWKFLRYFLYEYDLSLRNKYPIKKSWGELSTVQHIYPNQPQMSCWKIPFRDFSQQQRKYLSGSLGNFVLVGKGHNEHNCLEEKQDFYSSYANAVDVSHKKDWTREDIIQRGLDMLHFMEKRWNVSLGSDDKKLKLLFIDFEITT, encoded by the coding sequence ATGAAAACGATTAAAGATATATTCAATAGTGTAATTTTTCGTATTCCGGATTACCAACGTGGTTATTCATGGGAAAAGTCACATTTGAATGACTTTTGGCAGGATCTCAGCAACCTTCAAAACGATAAAGTTCATTACACGGGTATGATCAGTGTAGAGGCCGTTGAGAAGAGTGAATATGAAACATGGACTGAAGACATTTGGTTAATTACGGGGAAAAAGGATACTCCGTATTTTATAGTTGACGGGCAACAACGTCTTACAACTATCATTATTCTTATTTGGGTAATTGCCGATAGAATGGCGCCGGGCACCCAACTTAGTTATACAACTAAGGAGAACCTGATCGAAAAGTATATCTTCACAGAAAATAAAATGGCTAGTAAAAAGTCATACATTTTCGGATATCATAAAGACAATCCAAGTTATGACTTTTTAAAAAAGGAAATTTTTGAGCAAAGGAGCCCCGAAGACACCGAACCACTGGAAGAGACAGTATACACAAATAACCTGCTAAATGCGAAAATTTTTTTCCTGGAAAAAACTAAAAAGATGAGCCAGGCTGAATTGGGTGTTTTGCTCGATAAAGTTACAAAACAACTGAAGTTCGATTTTAAGGAGTTGGAAAAAGAGCTTGATATATTCATTGTTTTTGAAACAATGAATAATCGGGGAAAACCCCTTTCTAATCTCGAAAAATTAAAAAACAGGCTTATTTACATTTCTACGCTATTACCTGACGAATCTATAGAAAGAAAGTTGGAACTGAGAGATCAGATTAACTATCACTGGAAAATAATCTATAAATACCTCGGTTTAAATAAAGAACGCAGGTTAGAAGACGATCTGTTTTTACAAACCCACTGGATAATGTTTAAACGCTATGATAGACGGGAACCGGAATTTTATGCAAACGATATATTTGATCGGTATTTTACATCCAAAAACGTTATAGAAGGAAAAGAAACCTTCGAGACAATTGAAGCTTATATTGCCAGTTTATCAGTGAGCGCAACACAATGGTTTGTGATGAACAATCCATCCCATACTCACGCTATGGAACTTGCTCAATCCTTTTCAACAAGAAATTGGTTACGGAAAATAAACCGACTTGGGTATAAGTCGTTCGCTCCACTTGTCATGGGGGCGCTGGTAATCGAGCGCAACGATGATAAAATATCGAAGTTATTGCAAGCCGTAGAGGCTTACATTTTTTTGATATTCGATGTTTCATTTAGAAGATCTAATACAGGTACGTATCATTTCAACGCAAAAGCGAGCGAACTTTATAATAATGAGATTTCCATAGAAGATATAATCACCGATATCAAATATTGGATTTACGGTAACAATGATTATACTGGTTATTTTGATGCCAATAGTTTCCTATTGCAACTTAAGGATCTTTTTGCGAGAGACAATACCAATGGCTACTTTGACTGGAAGTTTTTACGTTATTTCCTGTATGAATACGATTTATCATTAAGGAATAAATATCCTATAAAAAAATCCTGGGGCGAACTATCAACAGTCCAACATATTTATCCAAATCAGCCACAAATGAGCTGTTGGAAAATTCCATTTAGGGACTTTTCACAACAACAACGAAAATATTTATCTGGAAGCTTGGGGAATTTTGTTTTGGTTGGTAAAGGACATAACGAACACAACTGTTTAGAGGAAAAACAAGATTTCTATTCAAGCTACGCTAATGCTGTTGATGTCTCTCATAAAAAAGATTGGACAAGAGAAGATATTATCCAGCGAGGTTTAGATATGTTACATTTTATGGAAAAGAGATGGAACGTGAGTTTAGGTTCAGATGACAAGAAGTTAAAATTACTTTTTATCGATTTTGAGATTACGACCTAG